The Thalassotalea sp. HSM 43 genome window below encodes:
- a CDS encoding YceI family protein: MKKLLLSSLLLASTAMTSAHAADYQIDYQGAHASINFKVKHLGYSWLTGRFNKFDGQFSYDEKNIEASQITVNIDTASVDSNHAERDKHLRDTDFLDVSKFANAKFVSKKVMDMGDGKLKIIGDITLQGITKELIIDAEKIGEGDDPWGGYRAGFAGTTSIAMKDFGYKMDFGEIIFDLHIEGIRK, encoded by the coding sequence ATGAAAAAATTATTGCTATCGAGCTTGTTGCTGGCATCAACAGCGATGACATCAGCACACGCTGCGGATTATCAAATTGATTATCAAGGTGCACATGCCTCGATTAACTTTAAAGTTAAACACCTTGGTTATAGTTGGTTAACAGGCCGCTTTAATAAATTTGACGGTCAATTCAGCTATGATGAAAAAAACATCGAAGCATCACAAATTACGGTCAATATTGACACCGCCAGCGTTGATTCAAATCACGCTGAACGAGACAAACACTTACGCGACACCGACTTTTTGGATGTAAGCAAGTTTGCAAATGCCAAATTTGTCAGTAAAAAAGTGATGGATATGGGCGATGGTAAATTAAAAATCATCGGCGATATTACGTTGCAGGGCATCACCAAAGAATTAATCATTGATGCCGAAAAAATTGGTGAAGGTGACGATCCTTGGGGTGGTTATCGTGCCGGTTTCGCGGGTACAACATCTATAGCGATGAAAGACTTTGGCTATAAAATGGACTTTGGCGAGATCATATTTGACCTGCACATTGAAGGCATCCGTAAATAA
- a CDS encoding FGGY family carbohydrate kinase, whose amino-acid sequence MSNSVSTSSLPHYLVLDFGSQSLRALIINNLGQTVSKVVVDQFHYKRTEQGVVSQQPEWFFQQCMHALSPLIADYRQQGFQTTDIACMGITSMRNTLIALDDKHQAVVDAIVWQDRKDAECVPALNLFYRLAFAIADWFVPLKKDIAELQQQAAINKIRQRHQQQYRNIAHVCYLTGYLHYRFTGIDIDSRANLIGHLPFNFKHGKWQPKWHWYHQAFATKPQWLPSICDVGDVIANVKPELSQSIGFKQTMPLVALASDKVSELIGSGCYRAGHLHISLGTAISVSMLTRRFKGPKPFYPAFPFVESGLYVCELMLAIGMQLISDFIEQFADCLPANLRQDDSNCDVSRDELLARLDQQLMLLDESQAPETRFDIDAYCQHYRWQDGFNVALDDFAGKGFDAAGFEGEGFDAEGSNDLAIGIAHYRALLDAIADSIVMTVSRLTTRLNRDVQQVYVSGGGSNSRYLCHQIKRRLAKPLFVSQSKQAGALGAAICLAYFQGHYPSLESAVTNMCQLPIEVDSATDDAVE is encoded by the coding sequence TTGAGCAATTCTGTATCAACCTCGTCTTTACCGCATTATTTAGTGTTAGATTTTGGTAGCCAGTCACTTCGCGCATTGATCATTAATAACCTCGGTCAGACTGTGAGCAAAGTGGTCGTCGATCAATTTCACTATAAGCGCACCGAGCAAGGCGTTGTCAGCCAACAACCCGAGTGGTTTTTTCAACAATGTATGCACGCATTGTCGCCGCTTATCGCCGATTACAGGCAGCAAGGGTTTCAAACCACTGATATTGCCTGTATGGGCATCACCAGCATGCGAAATACGCTTATTGCCCTTGATGACAAACACCAAGCTGTTGTTGACGCCATCGTCTGGCAAGATCGAAAAGACGCTGAGTGCGTGCCTGCATTGAATCTCTTTTACCGCTTGGCGTTTGCTATTGCCGATTGGTTTGTGCCACTAAAAAAAGACATCGCCGAATTACAGCAACAGGCAGCTATCAATAAAATTCGGCAAAGACATCAACAGCAATACCGCAACATCGCCCATGTATGTTATCTGACAGGCTATTTACATTACCGATTTACCGGCATCGATATCGATAGCCGTGCCAACCTTATTGGTCATCTGCCGTTTAATTTTAAACACGGAAAATGGCAGCCCAAATGGCATTGGTATCATCAAGCGTTTGCCACTAAACCACAGTGGCTGCCATCGATATGCGATGTCGGTGATGTCATTGCCAATGTGAAACCTGAACTTAGCCAGTCTATCGGTTTTAAACAAACAATGCCTTTAGTGGCGCTTGCCAGTGACAAGGTCAGCGAGCTTATAGGCAGTGGCTGTTATCGCGCGGGACATTTACATATAAGCCTTGGTACAGCCATCAGTGTATCCATGCTGACCCGGCGCTTTAAAGGTCCTAAACCATTTTATCCAGCATTTCCATTTGTTGAGTCTGGTCTGTACGTCTGTGAATTGATGCTTGCCATAGGTATGCAATTAATCAGCGACTTTATCGAACAATTCGCTGATTGTTTACCAGCGAATTTACGGCAAGATGATTCAAACTGTGATGTAAGCCGTGACGAGTTGCTGGCGAGATTGGACCAACAACTCATGTTGTTGGATGAATCTCAAGCACCTGAGACTCGGTTTGATATCGACGCCTATTGCCAACACTATCGCTGGCAAGACGGTTTTAATGTTGCTCTCGATGACTTTGCAGGTAAAGGTTTTGATGCGGCAGGTTTTGAAGGCGAAGGTTTTGATGCGGAAGGCTCTAATGACCTGGCTATTGGCATCGCCCATTATCGCGCACTACTGGATGCCATTGCCGATAGCATTGTCATGACGGTTTCGCGATTAACGACTCGATTAAATCGTGACGTGCAGCAAGTGTATGTGAGTGGTGGTGGCAGCAACAGCCGTTATTTGTGCCATCAAATAAAGCGGCGCTTGGCGAAACCGCTGTTTGTCAGTCAATCCAAACAAGCCGGTGCTTTAGGGGCGGCAATTTGTTTGGCGTACTTTCAAGGACATTACCCGAGTTTAGAATCTGCGGTCACCAATATGTGCCAATTACCCATTGAGGTAGATTCAGCAACAGACGACGCTGTTGAATAA
- a CDS encoding cytochrome b, translating to MNTKQSQQAYPTVAKLMHWLTAVVVFALFGVGLWMVELDYYSSWYRTAPTYHKSVGILLALLIVLRMVYKYLKPAVQPIESHSKIVKISAKATHFILYVLLLTLFTSGYLISTADGRGIEVFDWFVIPSLGELFSNQEDIAGTVHEYVAYSLIGLVVLHAAAAIKHHVIDKDETLKRML from the coding sequence ATGAACACAAAGCAATCACAACAAGCGTATCCAACAGTCGCGAAACTCATGCATTGGCTAACCGCAGTCGTGGTCTTCGCCTTGTTTGGTGTTGGCCTATGGATGGTTGAGCTCGATTACTATTCAAGTTGGTATCGTACGGCTCCGACTTATCATAAAAGTGTTGGCATATTATTGGCTTTGTTGATTGTACTGCGTATGGTCTATAAATATCTTAAGCCTGCAGTTCAACCGATTGAAAGTCACAGCAAAATTGTGAAAATATCAGCTAAAGCGACACATTTTATTTTGTATGTTTTATTGCTGACGTTATTTACTTCGGGCTATTTAATATCTACCGCTGACGGCCGTGGTATTGAAGTCTTTGATTGGTTTGTCATTCCATCTTTGGGTGAATTATTTAGCAATCAAGAAGATATTGCTGGGACTGTTCATGAGTATGTTGCGTATAGCTTGATAGGATTGGTGGTATTGCATGCTGCTGCAGCGATAAAACACCATGTTATTGATAAAGACGAAACGTTAAAACGCATGTTATAA
- a CDS encoding LysM peptidoglycan-binding domain-containing protein: protein MKKILFPLSLTVLVGCQNLNQPEQEQQSANIVTASNNDVFEALHADESVAVIHPKEDVEIPLTEQDDIQVIDNIWVRIQSQLEFDIPDNSKVRAHRDWYAKHQRYLDRVAKRSEPFLFHITEELEKHNMPMELVLLPVVESAYDPFAYSHGSASGMWQFLSGTGKQFGLKQDWWYDGRRDVAASTQAAIKFLKYLHKRFDGDWLLALAAYNSGEGRVARAMKANARKGRPTDFWNLKLPKETRDYVPKLLGLAALVKEPEKYGVTLYAINNEPVISHVDIGSQLDLSLAAKLSGLTVDELHALTPGFNRWATPPNGPHQLLLPNSKIEQFKKSLSSLDEKDRLSWQRYKIKSGDSLSVIAKRFNTTVSVIRETNDLNNSVIVAGNYLLIPTATQSLDRYATYEQVRQSKLSKKGTGNKVIHVVKNGDNLWDIGRTYKVSGKDIAKWNGFAPKDMLRLGQKLTIWTANDSAASGSGNTVMRNIQYKVKSGDSLARIASKFKVKIADIEKWNNLNRSKYLQPGQILKLSVNITSI, encoded by the coding sequence ATGAAGAAAATTTTATTTCCCCTGTCGCTGACCGTTTTGGTGGGATGCCAAAACCTAAATCAGCCAGAGCAAGAACAACAAAGTGCGAACATAGTTACTGCGTCAAACAACGATGTTTTTGAAGCACTACATGCAGACGAATCCGTAGCTGTTATCCACCCTAAGGAAGATGTGGAAATACCGTTAACTGAGCAAGATGACATTCAAGTCATCGATAACATCTGGGTACGTATCCAATCGCAACTTGAATTTGATATTCCAGACAACAGCAAAGTTAGAGCCCATCGTGATTGGTACGCCAAGCATCAACGCTATTTAGATCGTGTTGCTAAACGCTCCGAGCCTTTTCTTTTCCATATCACCGAAGAACTGGAAAAACACAACATGCCAATGGAATTGGTGCTGTTGCCTGTTGTCGAAAGTGCTTACGATCCGTTTGCCTACTCGCACGGCAGTGCCTCAGGCATGTGGCAATTTTTGTCGGGCACCGGAAAGCAATTTGGTTTAAAACAAGATTGGTGGTACGACGGCAGACGCGATGTTGCCGCCTCGACTCAAGCAGCAATCAAATTCCTAAAATATTTACACAAGCGCTTTGATGGCGATTGGTTACTGGCACTTGCCGCCTATAACTCAGGTGAAGGTCGCGTCGCCAGAGCAATGAAAGCCAATGCTCGTAAAGGTCGCCCTACCGATTTTTGGAACTTGAAACTGCCAAAAGAAACTCGTGATTACGTGCCTAAACTACTGGGCTTGGCCGCACTAGTTAAAGAACCTGAAAAATATGGTGTGACCTTATATGCGATAAATAATGAGCCGGTGATCAGCCATGTTGATATTGGCTCACAATTGGATTTATCTTTGGCAGCAAAATTATCCGGCTTAACCGTGGATGAATTGCACGCACTTACCCCTGGTTTCAATCGTTGGGCAACTCCGCCAAATGGACCGCACCAACTGTTGCTGCCAAATAGCAAAATAGAACAATTTAAGAAAAGTCTTTCGTCATTAGATGAAAAAGATCGCTTAAGTTGGCAACGCTATAAAATTAAAAGCGGCGATAGCTTATCGGTGATTGCCAAACGCTTTAATACCACAGTGTCGGTTATTAGAGAAACCAACGATCTAAACAACAGTGTTATTGTTGCCGGTAATTACCTGTTGATCCCTACCGCCACACAAAGCCTTGATCGCTACGCAACCTATGAGCAAGTGCGCCAAAGCAAGCTAAGCAAAAAAGGTACCGGTAATAAAGTCATTCATGTTGTCAAAAATGGCGATAACCTGTGGGATATCGGCAGAACGTACAAAGTGAGTGGTAAGGACATTGCCAAATGGAATGGCTTTGCCCCGAAAGACATGCTTAGACTGGGTCAAAAGTTAACGATTTGGACCGCAAACGACAGTGCCGCATCAGGCTCTGGTAATACCGTTATGCGCAATATTCAATATAAAGTGAAATCAGGCGACTCACTGGCACGCATTGCCAGCAAGTTTAAAGTTAAAATTGCCGATATTGAAAAGTGGAACAACCTAAATCGCAGTAAATACCTGCAACCAGGTCAAATTTTAAAACTGTCCGTTAATATCACCTCTATCTAG
- a CDS encoding P-II family nitrogen regulator — MSEIIYLTDVALITCVLDKKRTESVLLAARNVGARVASVHAVHGWGVRERFGALGVAVESEKDVIVFMVSSDQQDLMFEAIYKAAELNVPGIGYMFVSPVERVATYVPEAVRKELGVNPE, encoded by the coding sequence ATGAGTGAAATAATCTACCTAACCGATGTAGCCCTTATCACCTGCGTGTTAGATAAAAAACGTACAGAGTCTGTGTTACTCGCGGCTCGTAATGTAGGAGCCCGCGTTGCCAGTGTTCACGCGGTGCACGGCTGGGGCGTTCGAGAACGATTTGGAGCCTTAGGTGTTGCTGTAGAATCTGAGAAAGACGTGATTGTGTTTATGGTGTCTTCGGATCAGCAAGATTTAATGTTTGAGGCAATTTATAAAGCCGCTGAACTGAATGTGCCCGGTATTGGCTATATGTTCGTCAGCCCAGTGGAAAGAGTGGCGACCTATGTACCTGAGGCCGTTCGCAAAGAATTGGGCGTGAACCCAGAATGA
- a CDS encoding class I SAM-dependent methyltransferase has translation MKPALAFDNPKKPMRWHDMACGELIAEQINQHLANWWPRMFGYHLLKLGDLSGEIDCSASKISHQVSVNEDKNSANVIAEIDDLPFLDSSVDACLLTQQLEFAVDPHHILREADRVLIPNGYLIISGFNPISLAGLNQIIPYRRQVLPWQGRFFTPMRVKDWLNLLGYEVLDDKRMLFSSLHPKINADGWWFKMCQRFAGKYLSSIGSVYVIVAKKRVHPLTPIRPKWQIRPKFRPIKVSTLGQNRS, from the coding sequence ATGAAACCGGCATTAGCATTTGATAATCCGAAAAAGCCCATGCGTTGGCATGATATGGCTTGCGGTGAATTGATTGCTGAACAAATAAACCAACATTTGGCCAATTGGTGGCCGAGAATGTTTGGTTATCATTTATTAAAGCTAGGTGATTTAAGTGGTGAAATTGATTGCAGTGCGTCAAAAATCTCTCACCAAGTGAGCGTTAATGAAGATAAAAACAGTGCCAATGTGATTGCTGAGATAGACGATTTACCGTTTTTAGATAGCAGCGTTGATGCCTGCTTACTGACCCAACAGTTAGAATTTGCGGTCGATCCACATCATATCTTGCGTGAAGCCGATAGAGTATTGATCCCCAATGGCTATTTAATTATTTCCGGCTTTAACCCAATTTCATTGGCAGGCTTAAACCAAATCATTCCCTATCGTCGACAGGTACTGCCATGGCAAGGGCGCTTCTTTACACCAATGCGTGTTAAAGATTGGCTTAACTTGCTCGGTTATGAAGTGTTGGATGACAAACGTATGTTGTTTTCGTCATTACATCCGAAGATAAATGCGGATGGCTGGTGGTTTAAAATGTGCCAACGTTTTGCTGGAAAATATTTAAGCTCGATTGGCTCGGTTTACGTTATTGTCGCTAAAAAACGGGTTCACCCATTAACGCCTATTCGCCCTAAGTGGCAAATACGTCCCAAATTTCGACCCATTAAAGTTTCAACATTAGGGCAAAATCGTTCTTGA
- a CDS encoding DUF1538 domain-containing protein, producing the protein MPEIPYANYTRAQRSVKNEYSANRLISTPNFDSDGNLIAIPVVPTKFTPMEVLSLIQSYMSPRLMEQVRAVVPLALYLALFQLLILNQVVEDSLVITGGLIAVIVGLMIFMEGLAKGLMPFGEIIGSTLPRKSPLPLVLFITLLLGIGVTFAEPAIGALQAAGQNISVERAPYLYALLTEWADTLVLVVGVSVGMAAVLGTVRFLYGWSLKPLIYCALVPMLALTVYCSMDLDLRNTLGLAWDAGAVTTGPVTVPLVLSLGIGIASAAGKSESGLSGFGIVTLASLFPVLGVMLLAIYVSSTVTTAEIIEAATLTASAAQQAPLSWFEQSPGVEIISGVRAIAPLVVFLFLVLIVVLRERLAHPGEIFYGIALTIIGMCIFNIGLTYGLSKLGGNAGGLVPGAFMEINSIANSPIYVYGVGLVISLAFAWMLGFGATVAEPALNALGVTAETLTEGVFKKKTLITAVSVGVAFGIALGLAKLIFNWPLVWLIVPGYLLAIVLTMLSSETFVNVAWDSAGVTTGPITVPLVLAMGIGFGNATDAVEGFGILCLASIGPIITVMITGLWARYKVNVEIRAAKEAKMVSKEQEAQTII; encoded by the coding sequence ATGCCAGAAATCCCATACGCTAACTATACGCGTGCACAACGCTCGGTAAAAAACGAGTACAGTGCAAATCGTCTTATATCAACGCCTAATTTTGATAGTGACGGCAATCTGATTGCTATTCCTGTGGTGCCCACTAAATTCACGCCGATGGAAGTGCTCAGCTTGATCCAGTCCTATATGTCTCCCCGGTTGATGGAACAAGTCAGGGCAGTGGTGCCGCTTGCACTCTATTTAGCACTGTTTCAATTATTGATTCTTAATCAGGTGGTTGAAGACTCGCTTGTTATTACAGGAGGTCTGATTGCTGTTATTGTCGGTCTGATGATCTTTATGGAAGGACTGGCTAAAGGCCTGATGCCGTTCGGTGAGATCATCGGCAGTACCTTGCCTCGTAAATCGCCATTACCGCTGGTTTTATTCATTACGCTGCTTCTAGGGATTGGCGTTACTTTTGCCGAGCCCGCAATTGGTGCTCTGCAGGCGGCAGGTCAAAACATCTCTGTTGAGCGTGCCCCGTATCTGTATGCGTTGCTCACTGAATGGGCCGATACATTGGTCTTGGTTGTGGGGGTAAGTGTTGGTATGGCTGCCGTACTTGGTACCGTTCGTTTTCTTTATGGTTGGAGCCTGAAACCGCTGATCTATTGTGCGCTCGTGCCCATGTTAGCGCTGACAGTCTATTGTTCTATGGACCTGGATCTGCGCAATACGCTTGGGCTTGCGTGGGATGCTGGCGCGGTGACGACAGGACCTGTAACGGTTCCGTTGGTGCTGTCTCTTGGCATTGGTATCGCTAGCGCTGCGGGTAAAAGCGAATCCGGGTTATCCGGCTTTGGCATTGTCACACTTGCCTCGCTGTTTCCGGTTCTTGGCGTAATGCTACTAGCCATTTATGTTTCAAGTACCGTAACAACGGCTGAGATCATTGAGGCAGCGACGCTAACAGCCAGCGCCGCTCAACAGGCGCCGTTGTCCTGGTTTGAGCAGAGCCCTGGCGTGGAGATCATTTCCGGCGTGCGTGCCATAGCGCCGTTGGTGGTTTTTCTTTTTTTGGTGCTTATCGTCGTCTTGCGTGAGCGGCTGGCTCATCCAGGCGAGATATTCTACGGCATTGCGCTCACCATTATCGGCATGTGCATTTTTAATATCGGTTTGACGTATGGATTATCGAAGCTGGGTGGCAATGCTGGTGGTCTGGTTCCAGGGGCATTCATGGAAATAAACAGTATTGCCAATTCACCAATCTACGTTTACGGGGTCGGGCTGGTCATTTCGTTGGCATTTGCATGGATGCTCGGTTTTGGCGCAACGGTTGCTGAGCCTGCTTTGAATGCGCTAGGCGTCACGGCAGAGACGCTGACAGAAGGCGTATTTAAAAAGAAAACCTTGATCACTGCCGTATCTGTGGGGGTTGCCTTTGGTATTGCCCTTGGCCTTGCTAAGTTGATATTTAATTGGCCGTTGGTATGGCTGATCGTTCCCGGGTATTTGCTCGCTATTGTACTGACCATGTTATCGAGCGAAACCTTCGTTAATGTCGCCTGGGACTCAGCGGGCGTGACAACTGGGCCTATAACAGTACCATTGGTTCTGGCAATGGGGATTGGATTTGGTAACGCCACCGATGCGGTGGAAGGTTTTGGTATTCTTTGCCTGGCGTCGATTGGCCCAATCATCACCGTGATGATTACAGGGCTTTGGGCGCGCTACAAGGTGAATGTTGAGATACGTGCAGCAAAAGAAGCGAAAATGGTTTCAAAAGAACAAGAGGCGCAAACAATCATATGA
- a CDS encoding Na+/H+ antiporter NhaC family protein yields MNLIDFSSSFVSLLPAVIALTLAILTRRVLLSLGVGILLGAVLLNDMSITGTLAYVGASVSGVFIEDGGINSWNMSIVAFLILLGVITALLSVSGATLAFANWAMGKVKNRRGSQLLAAFLGVFIFIDDYFNSLAVGTVSRPVTDRYKVSRAKLAYILDSTAAPMCVLMPISSWGAYIMALMAGILASHGISEYTPLAAYVASIPMNFYALFALLMVFAVIYFDLNVGAMTRHEQQASDGDDQSKQESHELPMAIEGVQAKARDLITPIVVLIIATISFMVYTGGQALSADNKAFNIFAAFENTDVGMSLVYGGLVGLAMTLFTVIKRGIGFADISKAAINGAKSMLGAILILLFAWTIGTVIGDMKTGSYLSTLATGNIDIAWFPVLLFLLSGFMAFATGTSWGTFGIMLPIAGDMAAASDIALMLPMLSAVLAGSVFGDHCSPISDTTILSSTGARCNHIDHVATQLPYSLSIAAISAIGFIIIGFTGSSSLALLVTSLFFIGLIGLLRMICIEQSRSTALA; encoded by the coding sequence ATGAATTTAATTGATTTTTCATCATCCTTTGTTTCTTTATTACCCGCTGTCATCGCCTTGACACTGGCAATATTGACTCGCCGCGTTTTATTGTCGCTTGGGGTTGGTATCTTGCTTGGTGCCGTCTTACTTAATGACATGTCGATTACCGGTACGCTTGCTTATGTTGGCGCCTCGGTGAGCGGTGTGTTTATTGAAGACGGTGGCATAAACAGCTGGAATATGTCGATTGTGGCATTTTTAATTTTACTTGGCGTGATCACCGCTTTGTTAAGTGTCAGCGGTGCCACCTTAGCCTTTGCTAATTGGGCTATGGGTAAAGTTAAAAATCGCCGAGGCTCACAGCTGTTAGCGGCATTTTTAGGGGTCTTTATTTTTATCGATGACTACTTTAATTCCTTAGCCGTTGGTACCGTTTCAAGACCGGTAACCGATCGATATAAAGTATCTCGTGCCAAATTGGCCTATATCTTAGACTCTACCGCAGCACCTATGTGTGTGTTAATGCCAATATCTAGTTGGGGCGCATACATCATGGCCTTGATGGCAGGTATATTAGCAAGCCATGGCATCAGTGAATACACCCCGCTTGCAGCTTATGTTGCGTCGATCCCAATGAACTTTTACGCGTTATTTGCCTTACTAATGGTGTTTGCGGTGATCTACTTCGATCTAAATGTCGGTGCCATGACTCGCCATGAACAACAAGCCAGTGACGGCGACGATCAGAGCAAACAAGAAAGCCATGAATTACCGATGGCCATTGAAGGCGTTCAAGCAAAAGCACGCGACCTTATCACGCCCATTGTCGTTTTAATTATCGCCACCATAAGCTTTATGGTTTATACCGGTGGACAAGCGCTTAGTGCCGATAATAAAGCATTTAATATCTTTGCCGCATTTGAAAATACCGATGTAGGTATGTCGCTGGTTTATGGTGGTTTAGTCGGCTTGGCGATGACGCTATTTACTGTAATTAAACGTGGCATAGGCTTTGCTGACATCTCAAAAGCGGCAATCAATGGTGCAAAATCAATGCTTGGCGCGATTTTAATATTGCTGTTCGCTTGGACCATAGGCACGGTGATTGGCGATATGAAAACCGGTAGTTATCTATCGACGTTAGCCACAGGTAATATCGACATTGCTTGGTTTCCTGTGTTGTTATTTTTACTGTCAGGCTTTATGGCGTTCGCCACAGGCACATCTTGGGGTACATTTGGTATCATGTTACCTATCGCTGGTGATATGGCGGCAGCGAGTGATATAGCGCTTATGTTGCCTATGCTATCAGCAGTCTTAGCGGGGTCAGTATTTGGTGATCATTGTTCACCGATTTCAGATACCACCATACTGTCGTCCACCGGTGCACGCTGTAATCACATCGATCATGTGGCTACACAACTACCGTATTCTTTGTCGATTGCGGCAATATCAGCGATTGGCTTTATCATTATTGGCTTTACCGGTTCAAGCAGTTTGGCGTTGCTGGTAACCAGCCTATTCTTTATCGGCCTTATTGGTTTGTTGCGAATGATTTGTATTGAGCAGTCACGCAGTACCGCCCTAGCTTAA
- a CDS encoding Nif3-like dinuclear metal center hexameric protein, translated as MQRLEFLHLLNGILQPERIKDYCPNGLQVQGAEKVEKIVTGVTASQALIDAAIAAGADTIIVHHGYFWKNESYAITGMKYNRIKALLDHNINLFAYHLPLDIHETLGNNAQLAKLLDIHEVEPLELGNPLSVSMKGQLSAATPAEKVANKISARLNRQCLHIAAPSNKPIKTVAWCTGGGQGYVEMAAEQGIDAFITGEVSEQTTHIAREMDIHFFAAGHHATERYGAKALGEYLEQQYQLDVRFIDIDNPV; from the coding sequence ATGCAAAGACTTGAATTTTTACATCTCCTTAATGGTATTTTACAACCTGAGCGTATCAAAGATTACTGCCCTAATGGCTTACAAGTACAAGGTGCAGAAAAGGTTGAAAAAATCGTTACCGGTGTTACTGCCAGTCAAGCATTGATTGATGCCGCTATCGCTGCCGGTGCGGATACCATCATTGTCCATCACGGCTATTTTTGGAAAAATGAATCCTATGCCATTACTGGCATGAAATATAATCGAATCAAAGCGTTGCTCGATCACAACATTAATTTGTTTGCCTATCATTTACCGTTAGATATTCATGAAACCTTAGGCAACAATGCGCAATTAGCTAAGCTGTTGGATATCCACGAGGTAGAACCACTAGAGCTGGGCAATCCACTATCGGTAAGCATGAAAGGGCAGTTGAGTGCAGCGACACCGGCTGAAAAAGTTGCGAATAAAATCAGTGCTCGGCTAAATCGCCAATGCTTGCATATCGCTGCACCGTCAAACAAACCTATTAAAACAGTCGCTTGGTGCACTGGCGGAGGTCAGGGGTATGTTGAAATGGCTGCAGAGCAGGGCATTGATGCGTTTATAACCGGTGAGGTTTCTGAGCAAACGACGCATATAGCCAGAGAAATGGATATCCATTTTTTTGCAGCGGGTCATCATGCAACAGAGCGTTATGGTGCCAAAGCACTCGGCGAATACCTAGAGCAGCAGTATCAGCTCGATGTGCGCTTTATCGATATAGACAACCCAGTTTAA
- the gloB gene encoding hydroxyacylglutathione hydrolase, with amino-acid sequence MFQVHAIAAFNDNYIWCITDSASAKCALVDPGDGDVCIEFIKKNNLILSDILVTHHHKDHTGGINKLKQFAHEQDWPVTVYGPTQEAQQFSDVHVVEGEAVQILTNQIHFSVIELPGHTLGHIAFHNDQWLFCGDTLFSGGCGRLFEGSAQQMLNSLQKLSTLNEQTKVFCAHEYTLANLKFARTIEPNNGQLKDYLNKATELRASNIATIPSTIGLEKQINPFLRSHLDSVRVGAQQQSGLELDNTVDVFAAVRELKDNF; translated from the coding sequence ATGTTTCAAGTGCACGCGATTGCCGCATTTAACGATAACTATATATGGTGTATAACCGACAGTGCAAGTGCCAAGTGTGCTTTGGTTGACCCAGGCGATGGCGATGTATGTATTGAATTTATAAAGAAAAATAACTTGATCCTTAGTGACATTTTAGTCACTCATCACCACAAAGACCATACCGGTGGTATTAACAAGTTAAAGCAATTTGCACACGAGCAAGACTGGCCAGTGACGGTTTATGGCCCAACGCAAGAAGCACAACAATTTTCTGATGTGCATGTTGTTGAAGGCGAGGCTGTACAAATATTGACCAATCAGATTCATTTTAGTGTCATTGAGTTACCCGGCCATACTTTAGGCCATATCGCTTTTCATAATGATCAATGGTTGTTTTGTGGTGATACACTGTTTTCTGGTGGTTGTGGTCGCCTATTTGAAGGCAGTGCGCAACAAATGCTCAACTCATTGCAAAAATTGAGCACGCTTAATGAGCAAACAAAAGTATTTTGTGCTCACGAGTATACGCTGGCAAACTTAAAATTTGCTCGAACTATTGAACCAAATAATGGTCAATTAAAAGATTATTTAAATAAAGCAACGGAGCTTCGCGCCAGTAATATCGCGACCATCCCCAGTACCATAGGTTTGGAAAAGCAAATAAACCCGTTTCTACGCAGTCACTTAGATTCAGTAAGAGTGGGCGCACAACAACAAAGTGGTCTAGAATTAGACAATACTGTCGATGTGTTTGCAGCTGTTCGCGAACTAAAAGACAATTTTTAG